A genomic stretch from Candidatus Thiothrix anitrata includes:
- a CDS encoding ATP-binding protein has product MTKSLRSRQLISGFGVIMVGIVMLGSLLLWRTYHYKIDQKEDEIKGISFNVLGFLEFRENKFMVVDDPRMQAKAQDVIEEHKLNDTARERFAYVIDVHTQQIIWSSQNSAEPGPQVDPDRYLYFDVDSQTLGFEPRVVIKQPKPPLVNPEEALSNPLTRQIYSRGYLLSVQNFHLKPGGVYQFIVGMSIADVEKDMETMRGFIAILLFFSAVLVLIAQMALSFWVVAPIKEFEDEVKAIETGERETIDKPYPDELTPIKNALNSLLGYEKGQKQRYKDSLDDLAHSIKTPLAAMQNQLDQLQREAVGNMQFAPGLKVLEIQIERMREIIAHQLRRAMVTNHSAMIMAQPIRPVLFRLRDTLQKVYRDKDFEFRIAVDEYAKCRMDSEDLMELFGNLLNNACRFCKEIVEVSAHHENNMLVIDIDDDGMGFPSDDPSKLLQRGIREDSKNEGQGIGLAVSTEIVSAINGKIELLVSPYVGARVRLHLPV; this is encoded by the coding sequence ATGACCAAATCATTACGCAGTCGGCAATTAATCAGTGGGTTTGGCGTCATCATGGTCGGCATCGTGATGCTGGGAAGCTTGCTATTATGGCGCACCTATCACTATAAAATTGACCAAAAAGAAGATGAAATTAAAGGCATCTCCTTTAATGTATTGGGTTTTCTTGAGTTTCGTGAAAACAAATTCATGGTTGTAGATGACCCTAGAATGCAAGCCAAGGCTCAAGATGTCATCGAAGAACACAAACTGAACGACACTGCACGTGAGCGTTTTGCCTACGTTATTGACGTGCACACCCAGCAAATCATCTGGAGTTCCCAGAATTCGGCTGAGCCTGGCCCACAAGTGGATCCTGACCGTTACCTTTATTTTGATGTCGACAGCCAAACACTAGGTTTTGAACCCCGGGTTGTGATCAAGCAACCGAAACCACCACTCGTTAATCCCGAAGAAGCACTCAGCAACCCGCTGACACGACAGATTTACTCGCGAGGCTACCTGCTATCCGTCCAAAACTTCCACCTAAAACCGGGAGGGGTGTACCAGTTTATTGTAGGCATGTCGATTGCCGATGTGGAAAAAGACATGGAAACCATGCGTGGTTTCATCGCCATTTTACTGTTCTTTTCAGCCGTTTTAGTATTGATAGCACAAATGGCACTCAGCTTTTGGGTGGTCGCCCCCATCAAAGAATTTGAGGATGAAGTTAAGGCCATTGAAACAGGTGAACGTGAAACCATTGATAAGCCATACCCGGATGAACTTACCCCGATTAAAAATGCCTTGAATAGCTTACTCGGCTATGAAAAAGGTCAAAAGCAACGCTATAAAGACTCACTTGACGATCTCGCTCACAGCATTAAAACGCCATTGGCCGCGATGCAAAATCAACTAGATCAATTACAGCGCGAAGCAGTAGGTAATATGCAGTTCGCCCCCGGCTTGAAAGTGCTGGAAATTCAGATTGAGCGAATGCGGGAAATCATTGCCCATCAATTACGTCGCGCTATGGTCACCAACCACAGCGCGATGATTATGGCGCAACCTATACGTCCGGTTTTATTCCGGTTACGTGATACCTTACAAAAAGTTTACCGCGATAAAGATTTCGAGTTTCGGATCGCTGTTGATGAATACGCCAAATGCCGGATGGATTCTGAAGACCTGATGGAATTATTCGGTAACCTGCTAAACAATGCCTGCCGCTTCTGCAAAGAGATCGTTGAAGTATCAGCCCATCACGAAAACAATATGCTGGTTATTGATATTGACGATGATGGTATGGGTTTTCCGAGCGATGACCCCTCAAAACTGTTGCAACGTGGTATCCGTGAAGACAGTAAAAACGAAGGTCAAGGCATTGGCTTAGCCGTCAGCACTGAAATTGTTTCCGCGATTAACGGTAAAATTGAACTATTAGTATCGCCTTACGTCGGCGCACGAGTGCGTTTACACTTGCCAGTTTAA
- a CDS encoding CBS domain-containing protein, translated as MKVKDIMNTNVKTAQVDTPVRGVVEVMFFNRISGLPVIDADSNVVGVVSEKDVLRKMFPDIAEVAKEEGVPDFERMEKDYADALSLKVGDIMSRVVASATPEMPVMKAVSMMCVQKIRRIPVVDGKKLVGIISLGDVHKAIFSNSLKVA; from the coding sequence ATGAAAGTTAAAGACATTATGAATACCAACGTCAAAACAGCTCAAGTTGATACGCCAGTGCGTGGTGTCGTTGAAGTGATGTTTTTCAATCGGATCAGTGGCTTGCCCGTTATTGATGCTGATAGCAATGTCGTCGGTGTTGTGTCTGAAAAAGATGTCCTGCGTAAAATGTTCCCTGATATTGCTGAAGTCGCTAAAGAAGAGGGTGTGCCCGATTTTGAGCGTATGGAAAAAGACTATGCAGATGCACTGTCATTAAAAGTGGGTGACATTATGAGTCGAGTGGTGGCTTCTGCAACTCCAGAAATGCCCGTTATGAAAGCTGTTTCTATGATGTGCGTGCAGAAAATCCGCCGTATTCCGGTGGTGGATGGTAAGAAGTTAGTAGGGATTATTAGTCTTGGTGATGTACATAAAGCGATTTTCTCAAACTCATTAAAAGTTGCTTGA
- a CDS encoding alpha-2-macroglobulin family protein — protein MSCRIHRWFASLLMLLVMPWFAMPQAAATTQGVVATYSNEERLTQMLVLDISERLLDGQPALAISFSQDLDPSIPFNNFVTLTRDGKAVSGQWQVAREPQRLYFSNIQPQIEYRVQIRPGIASDKGLLLKLPVNQLVTTRDIQPAFDFASRGSILPATLHDGLPIRVLNVPEVDLEFLRVQPENLAEVLKRIRLSERLAQWHLQDIHGLTQSVFSQRYVTNTKQNAGAALVIPLQNISALTRPGLYFAVMRQPGHFNDAAYRINPFVVTNIGLHVRSYPRGLEVFVHALDSGKPLEGVSLHLQGDKELVKRKTDSDGRVSFRHRPKGDLLLSAIKDGQFAFLDLRDAPLDLSEYPVQGLVDRALAPFFYSSRDWMRPGETLDFSLLLRNRDGYPLPMDRVQLRITRPDGKVWLDEPMVASYPKLGFFKHALTLPATVLNGAWRAEVRLNPQDVQPAAELTFRVESVLPERMTLTLSSGNKPVANGEKWLVSVQGNYFHGEPASGNSFSAVRTARLNRHPLPKFETYYFGDPADGQKLGRVDLPALILSEAGSAFLEVPGFEGKVNSPLILSIAGELQEQGGRSTYQALETRFWPEQSLVGIDPLFDDAGSVVANGEANFALVRVNAAGEPSAGTRPLVVTLVREQPEYVTEYHATQGWVRRVVLTSTPVNQQKIRLDAQGHGNVRFAVLQTGRYRLEVEDAETGLKAVYPFKSGWESLEASTQRPDQITLSLDKASYRAGEQAKLRIDPPLAGEAIVTVEGESMLWSQRVSLPARGTEVTIPVDKAWNRHDLYVTVSAFHPLNKAQQPLISRSFGAVFLPMEREQRRLNVTLETDDKWIPEQTVGVTLNVANLAKQSAVVTLAAVDSKVLQATGFTIPDPFTFYFAQHAYSVKVHDAYGSLIKGIEGAVVDALTNVSSESSVSALQALLPARSMAVVSETVVFDDAGTARLELPLPAFEGQLRLMAVVASADRFGSVQREVSVRSPVALQVSAPTFLTRGSRGLVTIDVRNTTETPQVVELKLSADSRLDLTPEHYELSLERGQTQQWRIPVSAKQVLGEGKVNVMLTGTTFRTQRQVPVMLRSAFGEKYASQRRELKPGESLALDASVFQGFAPESAQVHLSMAPTPVLPIRSLVTRLLRLPAVSLEQHISRAWLHLSLDAKAAEGMGLESLTAEQRDAQVKAAVLQLAMEQLESGGFSLWGGDEDAEADVWLTAYAVDFLLDAKARGIKLPDGLLARAVRPLQTQLTAVLPQEDTRYPVSEMPEHLNFATRAYALYVLSRYDKQQLTLSQLQVMHDKERRQSQAGLPLVHLGLALNTLGDTKRGATAIAEGLAMARDDKLYAGDYGSRLRDDAVMLLLLLRNKSPVAEQAGRLVQFMDTLHNRTVLSSQELLFASLLGLHLQAVTMNAWEATLQIGDEETLLASKGMQSRALSVDALQSGVKLTAIGERSVFVNIAVDGYPSTIPALDTDPVEVTREWYTMQGQKVTPEDVKVGDLLLVQLTLRSARAVHDAVVVDMLPVGFEIENTALGDYSSLADLPLEGGERTVAELSKGVILYSELLEKDRYLAALALQAKVSYRLFYRVRVVAAADTIIPPPRVSSLYRPEVNGVGLVGGALSIAP, from the coding sequence ATGAGTTGCCGTATTCATCGCTGGTTTGCGTCACTGTTGATGTTATTGGTCATGCCGTGGTTTGCTATGCCACAGGCGGCTGCAACTACTCAAGGAGTTGTCGCAACCTATTCCAATGAAGAGCGTTTGACGCAAATGTTGGTCTTGGATATTTCCGAGCGTTTATTGGATGGGCAGCCAGCACTAGCTATTAGCTTTTCTCAAGATTTAGATCCATCTATTCCTTTTAATAACTTTGTTACCCTAACCCGTGATGGTAAAGCTGTTAGTGGTCAGTGGCAGGTGGCTCGGGAACCTCAGCGTTTGTACTTTAGTAATATTCAGCCGCAGATTGAGTATCGGGTACAAATTCGCCCCGGCATTGCCAGTGATAAAGGGCTGCTATTAAAACTTCCGGTGAATCAGCTGGTAACAACCCGCGATATTCAACCCGCATTTGATTTTGCTAGCCGTGGGAGTATTTTGCCTGCCACTTTGCATGACGGTTTACCGATTCGTGTGTTGAATGTGCCTGAGGTTGATTTGGAATTTTTGCGCGTTCAACCTGAGAATTTGGCGGAGGTGCTTAAACGGATTCGTTTGAGTGAGCGTTTGGCGCAGTGGCATTTGCAAGATATTCATGGCTTGACGCAGAGTGTTTTTTCACAGCGTTACGTGACGAATACCAAGCAAAATGCAGGCGCCGCTTTGGTCATTCCTTTGCAAAATATCTCGGCATTAACTAGGCCGGGTTTGTATTTTGCGGTGATGCGTCAACCAGGGCATTTTAATGATGCTGCTTATCGTATTAATCCGTTTGTGGTGACCAATATTGGTTTACATGTGCGTTCGTATCCGCGTGGTTTGGAAGTGTTTGTACACGCACTGGATTCAGGAAAGCCATTGGAAGGTGTTTCCTTGCACTTGCAGGGCGACAAGGAGCTGGTTAAGCGTAAAACAGACAGTGATGGTCGTGTCAGTTTTAGGCATCGGCCAAAGGGGGATTTATTGCTGAGTGCAATAAAAGATGGGCAATTTGCGTTTTTGGATTTGCGCGATGCGCCGCTGGACTTGTCCGAATACCCGGTGCAAGGTTTGGTTGACCGGGCATTAGCTCCTTTCTTTTACAGTAGTCGTGACTGGATGCGTCCCGGTGAAACCTTGGATTTTTCGTTGTTACTACGTAATCGCGATGGTTATCCGCTGCCCATGGATCGGGTGCAATTACGGATTACACGTCCTGATGGCAAGGTATGGCTGGATGAGCCTATGGTCGCCAGCTATCCTAAGTTGGGTTTTTTTAAACATGCTTTGACGTTGCCTGCAACGGTGTTAAATGGTGCGTGGCGTGCGGAAGTGCGCTTGAATCCACAGGATGTACAACCTGCGGCAGAGCTGACGTTTCGGGTGGAAAGTGTGTTGCCAGAGCGTATGACGCTTACGCTATCTTCAGGTAACAAACCTGTGGCAAATGGTGAAAAATGGCTGGTGTCAGTGCAAGGGAATTATTTTCATGGTGAGCCTGCCAGTGGCAATTCGTTTAGTGCCGTGCGTACTGCGCGTTTGAATCGCCACCCTTTACCGAAATTCGAGACTTATTACTTTGGGGATCCTGCGGATGGGCAAAAGTTGGGGCGCGTGGACTTACCGGCATTGATCCTAAGCGAGGCTGGCAGTGCTTTTCTGGAAGTGCCGGGCTTTGAGGGTAAGGTCAATTCGCCGTTGATCTTGAGCATTGCAGGGGAGTTACAGGAGCAGGGTGGGCGCAGTACTTATCAAGCACTGGAGACGCGTTTTTGGCCTGAGCAAAGTTTGGTGGGGATTGATCCTCTGTTTGATGATGCGGGTAGTGTAGTAGCCAATGGCGAGGCAAATTTTGCTTTGGTGCGGGTAAATGCCGCAGGTGAACCAAGTGCGGGAACCCGTCCATTGGTGGTGACACTGGTGCGTGAGCAGCCGGAGTATGTGACGGAATATCATGCAACACAAGGTTGGGTGCGGCGTGTGGTGTTAACGTCTACTCCAGTCAATCAGCAAAAAATACGTTTGGATGCACAAGGTCATGGCAATGTAAGATTTGCCGTGTTGCAAACCGGGCGTTATCGCTTGGAAGTGGAAGATGCTGAAACGGGGTTGAAAGCGGTGTACCCGTTTAAGTCAGGTTGGGAAAGCTTGGAAGCTAGCACCCAACGTCCTGATCAGATTACCTTAAGTCTGGATAAAGCCAGTTATCGTGCTGGTGAGCAAGCTAAATTGCGTATTGATCCACCGCTTGCAGGCGAAGCAATCGTTACCGTGGAAGGCGAGTCTATGTTGTGGTCGCAGCGTGTCAGTTTGCCTGCTAGGGGGACAGAGGTCACGATTCCCGTGGATAAAGCTTGGAATCGTCATGATTTGTACGTCACAGTGAGCGCGTTCCATCCGCTGAACAAGGCGCAGCAACCCCTGATAAGCCGCTCATTTGGGGCAGTGTTTTTACCGATGGAACGTGAGCAAAGGCGTTTGAATGTGACGCTGGAAACCGATGATAAATGGATACCGGAACAAACCGTTGGAGTGACGCTTAACGTTGCAAATTTGGCGAAACAATCCGCTGTGGTGACTTTGGCAGCCGTGGATAGCAAAGTGTTACAGGCGACTGGATTTACGATACCGGATCCGTTTACGTTTTATTTTGCGCAGCACGCTTATAGTGTGAAAGTGCACGACGCTTATGGAAGTTTGATTAAAGGGATCGAGGGCGCGGTGGTCGACGCACTGACAAATGTATCATCTGAGTCATCTGTCAGTGCGTTGCAGGCTTTGTTGCCTGCACGAAGTATGGCTGTCGTTAGTGAAACGGTGGTTTTTGATGATGCGGGAACAGCACGTCTTGAGTTGCCCTTGCCTGCATTTGAGGGGCAGTTGCGTTTAATGGCGGTAGTGGCAAGCGCAGATCGTTTTGGGAGTGTGCAGCGCGAAGTATCAGTGAGATCACCGGTTGCTTTGCAGGTGAGTGCGCCCACCTTTTTGACTAGAGGGAGTCGTGGATTAGTCACTATTGATGTACGCAATACTACAGAAACACCGCAGGTCGTGGAATTGAAACTGTCGGCTGATTCGCGTTTGGATTTAACCCCTGAGCACTATGAGTTGTCGTTAGAACGGGGGCAGACGCAGCAGTGGCGGATTCCAGTATCAGCAAAGCAGGTGTTGGGGGAAGGTAAGGTCAATGTCATGCTGACTGGGACGACGTTCCGCACGCAGCGACAAGTGCCTGTTATGTTACGTTCGGCTTTTGGGGAAAAGTACGCCAGTCAACGACGTGAGTTGAAGCCGGGTGAATCATTGGCTTTAGATGCCAGCGTGTTCCAAGGGTTTGCACCTGAGAGTGCGCAGGTGCATTTGAGCATGGCTCCAACACCGGTGTTACCCATCCGTAGTTTAGTGACACGTTTGTTGCGTTTGCCTGCGGTGAGTTTGGAGCAACACATTAGCCGTGCGTGGTTACACTTGTCATTGGATGCGAAGGCCGCAGAGGGTATGGGTTTGGAATCGTTAACTGCTGAGCAGCGTGATGCGCAAGTCAAGGCGGCAGTGTTGCAATTGGCGATGGAGCAACTTGAAAGTGGTGGATTTAGCTTGTGGGGCGGGGATGAAGATGCCGAGGCTGATGTGTGGCTAACTGCTTATGCCGTGGATTTTTTGCTGGATGCCAAGGCACGGGGGATCAAATTACCCGATGGACTGTTGGCGCGTGCCGTGCGTCCATTGCAAACACAATTAACTGCGGTTTTGCCTCAGGAAGATACCCGTTACCCTGTTTCTGAAATGCCTGAGCATTTGAACTTTGCAACACGTGCTTACGCGTTATACGTGTTGTCACGTTACGATAAGCAGCAATTGACCCTAAGCCAATTGCAGGTGATGCACGATAAAGAAAGACGGCAGTCGCAAGCAGGTTTGCCCTTAGTGCACTTGGGTTTGGCTTTAAATACACTGGGAGATACCAAGCGTGGCGCGACAGCGATTGCGGAAGGTTTGGCAATGGCGCGTGATGATAAGTTGTATGCTGGTGACTATGGCAGCCGTTTGCGTGATGATGCGGTGATGTTGTTGCTATTGTTGCGCAATAAGTCACCTGTTGCGGAACAGGCGGGACGTTTGGTGCAGTTCATGGATACTTTGCACAATCGTACCGTGTTGAGCAGTCAAGAATTGCTGTTTGCTAGTTTACTGGGATTGCATTTGCAGGCGGTGACAATGAACGCTTGGGAAGCTACGTTGCAAATCGGTGATGAGGAAACCTTGCTTGCTAGCAAAGGGATGCAATCGCGGGCTTTGAGTGTGGACGCTTTGCAATCAGGGGTTAAATTGACTGCTATTGGGGAGCGGTCGGTTTTTGTGAATATTGCGGTAGATGGTTATCCTAGTACGATTCCTGCGTTGGATACCGATCCGGTTGAGGTGACGCGTGAATGGTATACGATGCAGGGGCAGAAAGTGACTCCTGAAGACGTTAAAGTGGGTGACTTATTGCTGGTGCAATTGACGTTGCGTAGTGCTAGGGCGGTGCATGATGCTGTAGTGGTGGATATGTTACCCGTGGGGTTTGAAATCGAGAATACCGCACTGGGAGATTATTCTAGTCTGGCGGATTTACCATTAGAGGGTGGTGAACGCACAGTGGCGGAGTTATCCAAAGGTGTCATCCTGTACAGTGAATTATTAGAGAAAGACCGTTACCTTGCGGCTTTGGCGTTGCAGGCTAAAGTCAGTTATCGCTTGTTTTATCGGGTCAGAGTTGTGGCAGCGGCGGATACTATCATTCCGCCGCCGCGTGTGAGTTCGTTGTATCGACCGGAAGTCAATGGGGTGGGGCTTGTGGGTGGTGCATTATCCATTGCGCCTTAA